A single window of Nicotiana sylvestris chromosome 3, ASM39365v2, whole genome shotgun sequence DNA harbors:
- the LOC138887396 gene encoding uncharacterized protein yields MWGLGGQVTVAYKNLCLFPNVQLPAGFKMPKFDLYDGHDRLSLTKLEKKHSESFIEYGFRWREQAARVDPPIKESKMVDYFLQALEPTYYGHLVSAIEKSFNEVVKMGGHDTEKCWHLKSAIQELIDTNRIEVQAIVEQSTSEKSVLKSSERSSEPSVIVKKGSSSDVAAKQERMKVVMPGVASKPIVIVEGARTDHVIIKPGLTRSGRCFAPEELRKDKISKDNPVRVKKVVTEEEAEEFLRKMKVQDYSIVEQLRKMPAQISLLSLLIHSDEHRQALMKILNEAHVPNKITVNHLENIANKIFEVNRVTFSDDELSVEGTEHNRAIYRMVKCENSVVIRVLVDNGSSANIYPLSTLSKLKVEHERIHKNSICVRGFDSGGKDSVGDIMLELTIGPVEFTMEFQVLDIVVSYNLLLGRPWIHATKAVPLTLHQVVKFEWDRQKIVLHGEDSLCAHSDDIISFIEVEDDKGPWVYQVFDTMLVEKVPEGKCILNPKITAASVMVAYEMLKNGFVLGKGLGSSFQGNIQPVSLPKNLGTFGQGFKPTVVDIRRARKLKQRAWVLPKLVPHLSRSFVKSGTKK; encoded by the exons atgtgGGGGTTAGGAGGTCAAGTAACTGTGGCTTACAAAAACCTGTGTTTGtttccaaatgtgcaattaccagcagggtttaagatgcccaagtttgatttgtatgatgggcacg ATCGATTGTCCTTGACAAAACTGGAGAAAAAGCACAGTGAAAGTTTCATAGagtatggtttccgatggagagagcaggcagcaagagtagaccctccaataaaagaaagtaagatggtggattatttcctacaagccttagaacctacttactatggccatctgGTCTCAGCTATAgaaaaatccttcaatgaagtagtgaagatgggag gtcatgacacagagaagtgctggcacttaAAAAGTGCTATccaggagcttattgataccaatcggattgaagttcaagct ATAGTTGAACaatcaacaagtgagaaatcagtgCTCAAGTCAAGCGAAAGGAGTAGTGAACCATCCGTAATAGTTAAGAAGGGGTCTTCGAGTGATGTTGCAGCAAAGCAAGAAAGGATGAAAGTGGTTATGCCAGGAGTGGCAAGCAAACCTATCGTAATCGTGGAGGGCGCCCGCACAGATcatgtcattatcaagccg ggtttgactcgctcgggaagatgTTTTGCCCCTGAGGAGTTGAGAAAAGataagatctccaaagataacccagtgcggGTAAAGAAAGTTGTAactgaagaagaggcagaggaattcttgaggaagatgaaggtgCAGGACTATTCTATTGTGGAACAATTAAGGAAGATGCCTGCTcaaatttcactattgtcattgttaatccactcagacgagcaccgtcaagctttaatgaaaatcttgaatgaggctcatgttcccaaTAAAATCActgtaaaccatctggaaaatatagccaacaagatctttgaagtgaacagagttactttttccgatgatgaattatctgtagagggtactgagcataacagagCCATTTACCGTATGGTGAAATGTGAGAACTCCGTGGTTATCCGGGTATTGGTCGATaatggttccagtgcgaacatctaccctctctccactctgagtaAGTTGAAAGTGGAACATGAGAGGAttcataagaacagtatttgTGTCCGGGGATTTGATAGCGGAggcaaagattcagttggggatatAATGCTagagctgacgatagggccagttgagttcacaatggaattccaggtgctggatatagttgtttcctacaatctgctgttaggtcgaccgtggattcacgccACTAAAGCAGTCCCATTaacactacaccaggtggtcaaatttgaatgggatagacaaaaAATAGTTTTGCATGGCGAAGACAGTTTATGCGCTCACAGTGATGACATTATATcgttcattgaagtggaagatgacaagggaccgtgggtctaccaggtttttgacacgatgttggtagagaaagttccagaggggaaatgCATTCTAAATccgaagataaccgccgcatcagtcatggtggcctatgagatgttgaagaatggttttgtacttggtaaaggtttgggctcatctttccAAGGCAacatacagccggtgtctcttcctaaaaacttgggaacatttggtcagggattcaagcccactgtcGTAGACATAAGAAGAGCCAGAAAGTtaaaacagagggcatgggtccttccaaagctaGTCCCAcatctctccagatcatttgtcaagtccggtaccaaaAAATGA